In Apis cerana isolate GH-2021 linkage group LG3, AcerK_1.0, whole genome shotgun sequence, the sequence agatttatttttacggtTTAAGTTATTATCAATGTCAGTGTAAACTTTAAGTATAAGCAACAAACAATAATGacaatgtacatatatttgttatatttatactaaaaattttctattcacgAAGcgtaatgatttataatgtttcaatatatataatatatattgctgtttcaaaaaaaatatttgtataaataatgtcAATGTATATGAAAGTATATAAAGTCATGattcaaattcatttgatCTTTATtcacttaaaatatatgactAGTTTGAATCTGTTTTGCAAcagttatattttctttttattttatttaaatgtattaatcaaaatagattatttttttaatgaaaaaatactactataaacaaataaatttatattttctgtattgaaatactttgaaatatttcgaaaaattttctaaattgaattaaattacatattatcctttaatatattaaaaataattttttttgtatagatTTATACTTCTGTTATAATCatagattatttttgatattaataaataaaaactaattaataatttaaaaacttaagtgaacatatttataagcaattttatacaaatattatataattgcacAAAGAAAGtaccattattttaaaaatatatttaggcTGTAAACTGTAAACATGTGATTCacatctatttttttcaaaaaataacatttgcttttaatataaaaactaatataacaaaataataaacaaaattaatacttaaatataataaataaaatgtacagaatgttcataaattattgtattaatgtcatacttattaaaataaataagattgtttaatatacataaatccaaatattatttgcaaattgtaaatttcatttatcaaatattataatatatgttttaagaaaattgccatatttatatgaaaatcatagattgaatataattttctattcaatgttttaatctctatattatatatgtatataaacatatattacatatattttttaaatatatttataaataaataaaaaatttaaatatttataacattgctggatttatttattaaatattaatacttttttattaattttaattaatatcatatatttttaacattttatataactttttatgaatATCCTGTACACTTGGAAGTACTAAAAATTcacatggaatttttttaattatgttaaattttataatataaataaatatatataaataaggaaTACACTTTTGTTTAGTCATTAGAAAAACCTTAATTAAAATccacttaatatttaaaatggaatgaaaaatattagaattatttaattgcaaattttttcattaaatttaactaaataattaaatttaatcaaataattcattaccaaacattcattaaattgatgcaaaatgtaatataggtaaacaatcaaaatattgttttgtaCATACCATAAAATTCAAAGCTCAGTATATAATTCATGTATGTATTTACATTAGAACTTCTCTAAGaagtcaaatataaaaattaaatatctattgcCTTGTTTTGTAAGCATCACTATTGAATAAAGAGAACAAATGATGTTACAATAGATGTTCTTAATTGTTgcatagatttatataattaagattcaTATGCCATGTATCACAGATACTGGCCGATATTTAAagcagaatttaaaaaaaattcagtctatttttttatgataattcattcttgttccaaaaattattgaacttGATAAATTACTTGATAGCAGTGTTTTTTAGtatgtttttgaaaatttttagtcATTCTATTTTGTAATTCCCTTTCATTTTTGAGGAAAAATTCGTATGGacgaatgtattttttattcatgtttatctgattatttaaatttatttcttctaatgTAACTACTGTTCAAGCCATGATGGTAAAGATGAATTTGGAGATTTAacctttatattaaattgtttcagTGTGGCTTCCAGTGCAGTTTGATTTCCAGAAAAATAAGCAGATACTGcattgtgaaataataataattgtttgtgCATTACCTTgatctgtaataaaaataaaaaaattttataacatacaatattttaacataatcaaatagaaaaaacatactctattttcatctaaaaatttaagtttaatcgAAACATCtgatcttaatttttcaaaattttgtttatgttcTTCATAATTAGCCTGTGCTGCTTCTAATCTTGCTGCATTGCTACTATCGTTTTTTGTTACTTGTGCTAATGCTTCAAGATCTGTCCTATAGGCATCATATTCTATTCTGTAATCAAACATTTTGCTctgtattcaaatattttttacttataaatatttagaagatatatataatttttcaaataacattaataattacctTGCTGTTTCATATTGCCGTACTGTAAATAATGTATCTTCAATAGTTTTATTACAAAGTGTATTTactgaagaaacaaaaaaatttaaggccCCTAATAATGTTTCACcatttttagttaaatttctttgagtttctgaattatataaaaattcttcttgtaATTCTGGAGATTTCTGTGCTAGCTCAGAGAATGCTTCTCCTAAAGCATGTTGAGTTTGAACAACATGATGAAAATGAGAAGCTAATGCTCTTGATAACCGTAAAACATTACAATACTTTCTTTGAGTATCTCTTAATAACTCAATTTGGGTTTCAAGTTCTataaacaaaaagatattataattatataataaaaaaaaataattatattgaattatatttcataaaacttACCTGAATCTACTGTACGGGATGTTTTTCCAAGTTTTTCATACATCAGTTGTCTTGTACACTTATATGTAGAAATACTCCAATTTTTAATGctttcaattttactttgaGCAGTACGCATTGTTTGTGTATCACCATTTTGAATGGGTGTATTTGGAGATACTGTTATagctataaaatatgtaaaaatacttTGATAGTTTCAAAATgaagttatataaatagtttattacattatatttgaataacaaatattacacTTACACATTTGAGATGTAGGACTACccaaagttaaatttattgtagcTGGTCTAGGTTGGCTAtcattattgcaattatttggTACATGAGGTGGAGGGGTTCCACTATGAACTGCACTATCACTATCATTTAAAGATGGAGCATCTTTCAACATTTCATGAATACTTCGCTCCATTCCACTTAATGTAAtagctatatataatataaattaaaaatatatatcaatatattaatatatacatatttatacataaaatccaaaattaattaaaaaacgataaaaaataaataattgaaaaattttgaataaattttaaatatacaaaaaaaatataatataaaaatattttttttttaaaaactattaactattttttaaaattgaaagttaatttaaacattactgaatattaaattgtaaaaacgaaatataattacaatatatttataaaaattttataaaaatattttaatacaaaaataataataaattttaacaaggaatttaaagatttgtaaaagaaagaaatgtttaCATAAAACcgccattttttatataagtttaacatataagtttctaaaaattaatatatataaacagaaaATTCTTACgtataacgatatatataggttataagtattaaaatacattttgatatattaatatttaacaatcatAACTAAATtctactttataaataaaaaaacatatcaaGAACTATCATATGACACctgttttaaaatcaaatatggtTAAGCTAATATCTGTTCatgtatatcaataatatattgttaaaaataccaAAAACTAATgtctcaaaaaaataaaactatattattttgagaCAATACTCACTACAAAATCAGaagaaataagtatataatttctattatcctATGCTTAAAACTTcagaataaatctttataatgcTTCATGAGAGATGCAATATACCAACTTAGATGGCGTATATTGCAAACAATTTTTGGAAACACCCGAAAAGTcaaatttgtaacaattttgttcaattcattttattgtgcgtatgttttttttatattataattatgagttactttatttatgtttgtaaaaatgtaaaaaaaatattgaaaataagatataatttatatataatttatgagtaATGACAATTGTacataacttataaaatttgttaaaaatcacTGCAgtaaactaaattatatatatatttttataacaatatgtaattcatagattaaaaatataaaagttttattagttgagaaaattgtataattattataatatatagaaaatttaaaaaaatatttatatttcattgagTGCATAATCTACATTTCAACATTCTATGATTGAAGTTCGGGCATGTGGTGGTGTACGAGTACGGAAGCTCCTTCGAAAAGCTTATAAAGGAGTTTCCTCCACGTTTTTGGTTTTGACAGGTATATACTTGTACACGTctgcattaaatattatgaagtaatagaataatatatttcgaaaaaattatttttaccaaatatgcgatatatttatgaagtattattatattagcatgttttattattaattacttgagGTTAGGAACTCGTggtaatattaagaattgtattttcatgtattaaacattttgactaaatgaaaatatatggaaattattgtataatatgtttaatatcaatatagtgtctttcattttatacCCTAATTGAAGGAGTGATTATTTGTTCCTGATAGGATTTAAGAAGAACATATGTTGAATtactttttaagtaatttaactattttattattaaaaagaagctttgaaacattaaaagattatttgattgttatcaaaatataatatgcaatataaatatattaaaattctaaaatataatacaattttcaattatttttaatacattatatgtattttgattttttgtgtatatttttaaatggtttattttacattttttgtatttatataaaaatctatatctataattttaatatttatatatattattttttttaatttaatattgtttttattttaatttaacatttaattcaatgttaaaaaattaatggagttaatagattttaattattctgttattaaatttaagttttgtAATAACACTTTCAGACAGGTAAATATTTTACCATCATGCCACCAAAAAAATCAATGGAGGAAACTGATCGATTGACTCGTATTGCTATTGTCAATTCTGATAAGTGTAAACCAAAACGATGCAGACAAGAATGCAAAAGATCTTGTCCAGTTGTAAGAATGGGAAAACTTTGCATAGAAGTTAATCCAAATAGTAAGATAGCATCAATATCCGAAGAACTATGTATTGGATGTGGTATATGTGTCaaggtataataaataatattattactattaaaattttaaaaatatatttaatgtatatgaaaataattttaaaattaattaatattttttaagcaataaattaatgttattaattaataatttaaaattgaacttcaattacttattaataaaaacatataatgtaatattatatttaaattaattgtatatgttcattaataataataataataataatgataacaataacaataataatacatgtacattaataattaaattaataattaaatgttaaaaaatgttttaaaaatatattaataagttatattaataatatattataattataatatatattaataatttattattttatttttagaaatgtcCATTTGAGGCAATATCTATCATTAATCTTCCTagtaatttagaaaaagaaactacACATCGTTATTCAAAGAATTCATTTAAACTACATAGACTGCCTATTCCAAGACCTGGAGAAGTATTAGGTTTAGTTGGAACTAATGGAATTGGAAAATCAACTGctcttaaaattttagcaGGCAAGCAAAAGCCCAATTTAGGTCGATTTTCTGtatgtataatacatattttcttcatgtgatttattttattctctacatttaatttttttttttttttattatggttTAATACAGGATCCACCAGATTGGACAGAAATATTAAGTCATTTTAGAGGTAGtgaattgcaaaattattttaccaaAATTTTGGAAGATGATTTAAAAGCTCTTATTAAACCTCAATATGTAGATCAAATTCCTAAAGCTGTAAAAGGCACTGTACAACAGCTTTTAGACAAAAAAGATGAGTGTAAAAATCAATTAGAAATTTGTGAAATGTtaggtaaatttatataattgttttaaagatttgtatttttaaaatattttaaagaaattgataaaatgattaaagtcagataaaaaaaattaatttttattaatagaattattaactttttttagatttaatgcATATACGCGATAGAGGTATTGATGCACTTTCTGGTGGAGAACTTCAACGTTTTGCATGTGCTATGGTATGCATTCAAAATggagatatttttatgtttgatgAACCATCTTCATATTTAGATGTAAAACAACGTCTTAACGCAGCTTTGACGATTCGATCTCTTATTCATCCCGATAAGTaagtgatattaataattaatgtaatgaaataaaaattttttacttatataaaatatcattaaaatttaacaggTTTATAATAGTAGTGGAACATGACTTATCGGTTTTAGACTATTTGTCTGATTTTATTTGTTGTCTTTATGGTGTTCCTGGAGCATATGGTGTTGTTACTATGCCCTTTTCTGTTAGAGaaggtataaatattttccttgaTGGTTTCGTGCCAACAGAAAATTTAAGGTTCCGTGAGGAATCTCTCGTATTTAAAGTCGCAGAAAGTGCAACAGAAGAAGAAGTCAAACGCATGAATCATTACGAATATCCTGCGATGACGAAAACAATGGgctcttttaaattaaatgttgaaaaagGTCAATTTACTGACTCAGAAATTCTTGTGTTACTTGGTGAAAATGGAACAGGAAAGACAACATTCATTAGAATGTTAGCTGGTAACTTACCACCTGATGATGGATcaggtaattaaaaaatattttaatacaattatcatatattatcaaatgaaaatcttatatcaaataatattttatattttgaatttgatttttttttttaggaagtaTTCCTCAATTACATATTAGTTATAAACCACAAAAAATTAGTCCTAAATCTCAAGGAATTGTTCGTCAGttattacatgaaaaaattagGGATGCTTATGTTCATCCCCAATTTGTAACAGATGTTATGAAACCACTAAAAATAGATGATATTATGGATCAGGAAGTACAGAATCTTTCAGGAGGAGAATTACAACGAGTGGCTTTAGCTTTATGTCTTGGAAAACCTGCcgatgtttatttaattgatgaaCCTTCTGCTTATTTGGATTCTGAACAACGTTTAGTTGCTGCTAAAGTAATAAAACggtaaaattgaaacattaaaattgaacattgttattatttatactcatgattttaatgaattattattttaaagaatcatatattgaataaaaaatattgaaacatgtCATTATTTTAGGTTCATTTTACATGCAAAGAAAACAGGATTTGTAGTAGAACATGACTTTATCATGGCTACATATTTGGCTGATCGTGTAATTGTATTTTCTGGTACTCCATCTTTAGCAACTACAGCTCATAGTCCACAGTCTTTATTAAATGGAAtgaatagatttttagaaCTTTTAGGTATTACGTTTAGAAGAGATCCAAACAATTTCAGaccaagaattaataaaagtcaATCTGTAAAAGTATGTttctactttaaataatttttttctttaaatatattttatatattcatttttgtcaaatttattttattttattgttaataggaCTTGGAACAAAAAAAAGCTGGGCAATACTTCTTCCTCGAAGAATGAGATATGATCTCATCTATAAGTTGAATAGCAGCTGGTATAAAATACTGTTAAGAAGTTTTTGTAAATCTTTATACGTTTAAAAGCCGGGAATGGATttcttacaatatattaataacgcATGTTTTGCGttgaatcgaaatattatttcaatatgtccatttttttgtttatgcgatatttatttaaataaataatctaaataatctcTTGATAACAatctcaatatattaaaaattttaatttaaagagaagtgctatcgtatttttatatgaaaaatgatccaacaaatttatttatactcatCAATATATATCACAGTTTGCATTTTCAACACGATATGTAAAcaatatatgcattttttgtataaataatttatgtccGATTatgtataacaaattaaacgaGATTTGAACATctcgtatatgtatatgtacatctGCTATGCAAcatgaattataatacatctggaatataaaatgaaatgtattaatcatttgataaacctgaatttaattttttaattatattataacataaaacgtaatttataatttttatttaaataacaatttattaaatctatacTTTTCtccgatttaaataatttatattacatattgatcaattaataatcaataaattaaattatttttgaattgaaaaaattaatttattttttttcacaattccatgtattatttcatatattttttaaacattaaatttgaatgataaaataaaaagcgaAAAAACACTTCCTATCAATTAAactcgatataatatatcactttatttctttagttatcattgtaaatatgaataatgtatatatacgtagagtaaatgtttattattaatcctacattatatatattaattatatatattaaaattttactgaaaaataattaatgtaattaactttacgaaattttaagatgaaaattgtagaaatgtaatgaataattattatatatattacaaaataataaaaaatatatattttaattaaattactaaaatttaaattcaagacTGTACATTGTACattgtaaatgtaataaaatttcaaaatagcaaaataaatcagttaaaattaattttggaaaaatgttaagaaatttatttcttaagaaattttaaaacgtatgtataaagagaaaatagataatatatgaaattatataatatatatattatatatatagatatatgtatacatgcttatttttttttataacggttcatatgaatatatgaacatTATATAACaagtatataatgttttaaaaatatctgaatgtcaagtataaaaattgcaacaaaaaatataattttatttaaaaatattaaacgtgaTTTTCATAAAGGTTACCAAGATTACTATAAGATCTTTATTAAAAGACCCAACAAGATCATACACAATCgctatatatcttaataattctgaataatttctcgtatcacttatattatatttttcagaaataaataatctataattaagtTGAACTAATTATTCTAAGTACTTTTTGACTTTAGAtagattttacattaaataatgtcCTTGACTTggcataatttgaaaaaaattaacaacaaaaattgtcaaatgataaaatttaataactaaataatacaaaataaatataaggaaataaatagttagaaaaaactattaactgataaatttatattccattatatattccatttctactttttctatatattgatGCTTTGATAGGAAAAATTCAATagtaaatgattgaaaaaagattGTGTATCGTCAAACTTtcattgatgaaaaaattattttttaatcttatcatCATCTTCAatgtttaaaaacataatgaaatttcatgtattttttgttctattaatttatacacaaTTTTCGTATAGCTATCGTAAGTAAACCAgcgtttaattgaaatttctcaaACATTGTACACGTATTACACTTAATTTATTCCGTTAATCTTGTATTTATACACATCAGTTGTACTTATATGCACTTATATcactctcttctcttctttttttattttagttatcattatattttctttttatatgtaaaatttgccatattttatttaatatcgcgTCTTTCAAGtaacattaatttacataGGATCCTGGAAGGAGTCTAAATACTCATCAATAGTATTTTCTTCACCTGAAGAATGCGCGCGGAATTGTACAGATAACGAGCAGcctaaaaattgttattatgttttccatattgaattttatacaacAGTTGGGCCGTAcgtgttttataattaaattacaataaaaaatatatcattatataaaattttttttcttaaaaacattttattttttttgtataatgtataaaaatgatcTGATATTAAACTAAATCTTGGTCacgttatattaattatttaaataataaaatattcaagtaacaaattttaatgataaaattgattaattgtaCAGTGCTTGTGATATACAAGGATCGAATCAATGTATTGTGGCAGATGGAATTGAAAAGACGTTAATACCTATTAATCGGCAATTACCAGGACCACCTATTGAAGTAACGTATCGTACATGATAAAATGTcggataaatgaatttttttttcccctatattttttcatatttaaataataacacatAATGACAAGATTTTCTAATTACTTCGCAGGTTTGTTTGAATGATCGTGTTATAGTCGATGTGCAAAATGCAGCTATGGGGATGGAAGTGACGATGCATTGGCATGGACTTTTTCAAAATggttttcaattttatgatgGTGTCCCTTACGTTACACAATGTCCAATTGCATCTTCCTCGACATTTAggtagaatttatattatttcacttattattattgttattaagatatttttgggATTATCTTTTAATCACTTTCTTAAAActgtattcgatatatttaaatttaattcttattaattaattgaaataggaagtaaaataagtagaaatttaatatctgatgttaaatcaaagtaaaatattttacgttttttttccAGATATGATTTCGTTGTGAAAAATTCGGGTacacatttttatcattctcaTATATCTACACACATGCTGGACGGACAAATTGGTAGTTTTATTGTCAAAGACCCACCAAGCAAAAATCCGCATCGTAATTTGTACGATAAA encodes:
- the LOC108001872 gene encoding arfaptin-2, with the translated sequence MERSIHEMLKDAPSLNDSDSAVHSGTPPPHVPNNCNNDSQPRPATINLTLGSPTSQMSITVSPNTPIQNGDTQTMRTAQSKIESIKNWSISTYKCTRQLMYEKLGKTSRTVDSELETQIELLRDTQRKYCNVLRLSRALASHFHHVVQTQHALGEAFSELAQKSPELQEEFLYNSETQRNLTKNGETLLGALNFFVSSVNTLCNKTIEDTLFTVRQYETARIEYDAYRTDLEALAQVTKNDSSNAARLEAAQANYEEHKQNFEKLRSDVSIKLKFLDENRIKVMHKQLLLFHNAVSAYFSGNQTALEATLKQFNIKVKSPNSSLPSWLEQ
- the LOC108001932 gene encoding protein Pixie, whose protein sequence is MPPKKSMEETDRLTRIAIVNSDKCKPKRCRQECKRSCPVVRMGKLCIEVNPNSKIASISEELCIGCGICVKKCPFEAISIINLPSNLEKETTHRYSKNSFKLHRLPIPRPGEVLGLVGTNGIGKSTALKILAGKQKPNLGRFSDPPDWTEILSHFRGSELQNYFTKILEDDLKALIKPQYVDQIPKAVKGTVQQLLDKKDECKNQLEICEMLDLMHIRDRGIDALSGGELQRFACAMVCIQNGDIFMFDEPSSYLDVKQRLNAALTIRSLIHPDKFIIVVEHDLSVLDYLSDFICCLYGVPGAYGVVTMPFSVREGINIFLDGFVPTENLRFREESLVFKVAESATEEEVKRMNHYEYPAMTKTMGSFKLNVEKGQFTDSEILVLLGENGTGKTTFIRMLAGNLPPDDGSGSIPQLHISYKPQKISPKSQGIVRQLLHEKIRDAYVHPQFVTDVMKPLKIDDIMDQEVQNLSGGELQRVALALCLGKPADVYLIDEPSAYLDSEQRLVAAKVIKRFILHAKKTGFVVEHDFIMATYLADRVIVFSGTPSLATTAHSPQSLLNGMNRFLELLGITFRRDPNNFRPRINKSQSVKDLEQKKAGQYFFLEE